In Pseudomonas fluorescens, a genomic segment contains:
- a CDS encoding NAD(P)/FAD-dependent oxidoreductase, producing MADSNPTDIAIVGAGIIGVACALQLARQGRQVVVIDPQDPGMGASYGNAGHLATEQVFPIADLSILKRLPAMLLDPMGPLRLDWKYLPRALPWFARLLLNLRPASYQRTVAGIRALNEGSLGAWQRLLDSIAQPQLLRQDGSLLVFERAASRATLEALRQRMQQQGVPVDVWSSADIRRAAPQLSEQLLGGLFFPATGHFLDPYQVVCALVSAAQASGVQFLKRRGLDGRVDAQGVSLSTDQGPLAARQVLIACGAHSAKLTAALTGKKVPLDTERGYHLMLPQEHGRLPFAVTSLERKFIMTPMAGGLRLAGTVEFAGLERPANMQRAWQLQRLSEGLFRQALNAQDATPWMGFRPSLPDSLPVIDRVCDGKVLLAFGHQHLGLTQAAVTAEWVVRLASAPATLSGMDAYRLDRF from the coding sequence ATGGCCGATTCCAACCCAACGGATATCGCCATCGTCGGCGCCGGCATCATTGGCGTCGCCTGCGCCTTGCAGTTGGCGCGCCAGGGCCGCCAGGTGGTGGTGATCGACCCACAGGACCCCGGCATGGGGGCCTCCTATGGCAATGCCGGCCACCTGGCCACCGAACAAGTGTTCCCCATTGCCGACCTGTCGATCCTCAAGCGCCTGCCCGCCATGCTGCTGGACCCCATGGGCCCACTGCGCCTGGACTGGAAATACCTGCCCCGCGCCCTGCCCTGGTTCGCACGCCTGCTGTTGAACCTGCGCCCGGCCAGCTACCAGCGCACCGTGGCCGGTATTCGTGCGCTCAATGAAGGTAGCCTCGGCGCCTGGCAGCGCCTGCTCGACAGCATCGCGCAGCCGCAGTTACTGCGCCAGGACGGCTCGTTGCTGGTGTTCGAGCGGGCCGCTTCGCGCGCGACGCTCGAGGCGCTGCGCCAGCGCATGCAACAACAAGGCGTGCCCGTGGATGTGTGGTCAAGTGCCGATATACGCCGCGCCGCGCCACAGCTGAGCGAGCAGCTCCTGGGCGGGTTGTTTTTTCCGGCGACAGGGCACTTTCTCGACCCTTACCAGGTGGTCTGCGCATTAGTCAGCGCCGCCCAGGCCAGCGGCGTGCAGTTCCTCAAGCGGCGGGGGCTGGATGGACGGGTTGACGCCCAGGGCGTGTCGCTGAGCACCGACCAAGGCCCGTTGGCCGCGCGCCAGGTCTTGATCGCCTGCGGTGCCCACTCGGCAAAACTCACCGCCGCGCTGACCGGTAAAAAAGTCCCGCTGGACACCGAGCGTGGCTATCACCTGATGCTGCCCCAGGAACACGGGCGACTGCCATTCGCCGTCACCTCCCTGGAGCGCAAGTTCATCATGACCCCCATGGCTGGCGGCTTGCGCCTGGCCGGCACCGTCGAATTCGCCGGCCTCGAGCGCCCGGCCAACATGCAGCGCGCCTGGCAATTGCAACGGCTGAGCGAAGGCTTGTTTCGCCAGGCCTTGAACGCGCAGGACGCCACACCCTGGATGGGGTTCAGGCCATCGTTGCCGGATTCGCTGCCCGTGATTGACCGGGTGTGCGATGGCAAGGTGTTGTTGGCGTTTGGGCATCAGCATTTGGGGTTGACGCAGGCCGCGGTAACGGCGGAGTGGGTGGTGCGACTGGCTTCAGCGCCGGCGACACTCTCCGGCATGGACGCCTATCGACTGGATCGCTTTTGA
- a CDS encoding dihydrodipicolinate synthase family protein gives MSDNIFTGCIPALMTPCTAARQPDFDALVAKGRELIDIGMSAVVYCGSMGDWPLLSEAQRQEGVARLVAAGVPTIVGTGAVNSREAVSHAAHAAKVGAHGLMVIPRVLSRGASATAQKAHFAAILNAAPTLPAVIYNSPYYGFATRADLFFELRRQHPNLIGFKEFGGGADLRYAAENITSQDDNVTLMVGVDTQVVHGFVNCNATGAITGIGNALPREVLQLVALSKQAAKGDAKARRLARELESALAVLSSFDEGCDLVLYYKHLMVLNGDQGYALHFNETDALSDAQRHYAENQYALFRQWYANWSAEQNLA, from the coding sequence ATGAGCGACAACATCTTCACCGGCTGCATTCCCGCCCTGATGACCCCGTGCACCGCCGCGCGCCAGCCGGACTTCGACGCCCTGGTGGCCAAGGGGCGTGAACTGATCGATATCGGCATGAGCGCAGTGGTGTACTGCGGCTCCATGGGTGACTGGCCGCTGCTCTCTGAAGCCCAACGCCAGGAAGGCGTGGCGCGCCTGGTGGCTGCGGGCGTGCCGACGATCGTCGGTACCGGCGCGGTCAACAGCCGTGAAGCGGTATCCCACGCGGCGCATGCGGCCAAGGTCGGCGCCCATGGCTTGATGGTGATTCCCCGCGTACTGTCCCGTGGCGCCTCGGCCACCGCGCAAAAAGCCCACTTCGCCGCGATCCTCAACGCCGCGCCCACCTTGCCGGCGGTGATCTACAACAGCCCGTACTACGGCTTCGCCACCCGCGCCGACTTGTTCTTCGAGCTGCGCCGCCAACACCCGAACCTGATCGGCTTCAAGGAATTCGGCGGTGGCGCAGACCTGCGCTACGCGGCCGAAAACATCACCTCCCAGGACGACAACGTCACCCTGATGGTCGGTGTCGACACCCAGGTGGTGCACGGCTTCGTCAACTGCAACGCCACCGGCGCCATCACCGGTATCGGCAACGCCCTGCCACGGGAAGTGCTGCAACTGGTGGCCCTGAGCAAGCAGGCCGCCAAGGGCGATGCCAAGGCCCGTCGCCTGGCCCGTGAGCTGGAGAGCGCGCTGGCGGTGCTGTCGTCGTTCGACGAAGGCTGCGACCTGGTGCTGTACTACAAGCACCTGATGGTACTCAACGGCGACCAGGGCTACGCCTTGCACTTCAACGAAACCGATGCACTCAGCGATGCCCAGCGGCACTATGCCGAGAACCAGTACGCGCTGTTCCGCCAGTGGTACGCCAACTGGTCGGCTGAACAGAACCTCGCATAA
- a CDS encoding APC family permease: MSAQGKFKKQLSLMDLTFIGLGAIFGSGWLFAASHVSAIAGPAGIISWLIGGFAVLLLGIVYCELGAALPRAGGVVRYPVYSHGPLLGYLMGFITLIAFSSLVAIEVVASRQYAAAWFPELTKVGSSDPTPLGWLVQFALLCLFFILNYRSVKTFAIANNLVSVFKFIVPLLVIGVLFTFFKPANFQMHGFAPFGLSGIEMAVSAGGVIFAYLGLTPIISVASEVKNPQRTIPIALILSVLLSTAIYVLLQTAFLGGVPTHMLADGWAGISKELALPYRDIALALGVGWLAYLVVADAVISPSGCGNIYMNATPRVVYGWAQTGTFFKIFTRIDEKSGIPRPALWLTFGLSVFWTLPFPSWEALINVVSAALILSYAVAPVTVAALRRNAPGMARPFRVKGMAVLGPLSFIIAALIVYWSGWSTVSWLLGLQILMFAVYLLCARWVPTAHVSLKQQVRSSAWLIGFYAVTILLSKLGSFGGLGVISHPFDTVVVAVSALGIYYWGAATGVPAHLVRLEHDADESETVDDPHGSATPSPAYP, from the coding sequence ATGTCTGCTCAAGGCAAGTTCAAGAAACAACTTTCACTGATGGACCTGACCTTTATCGGGTTGGGCGCCATCTTCGGTTCGGGCTGGTTGTTTGCAGCCAGTCATGTCTCCGCGATTGCAGGGCCTGCCGGGATTATTTCCTGGCTGATCGGCGGCTTCGCCGTTCTGCTGCTGGGCATCGTGTACTGCGAACTCGGCGCGGCCCTGCCCCGTGCAGGCGGGGTGGTTCGTTACCCGGTGTACTCCCACGGCCCGCTGCTGGGCTACCTGATGGGCTTTATTACGCTGATCGCGTTTTCCAGCCTGGTGGCGATTGAAGTGGTTGCCTCGCGCCAATACGCGGCAGCCTGGTTTCCCGAGTTGACCAAGGTCGGTTCCAGCGACCCGACGCCCCTCGGCTGGCTGGTGCAATTTGCCCTGCTGTGCCTGTTCTTCATCCTCAACTACCGCAGCGTAAAGACCTTCGCCATCGCCAATAACCTGGTGAGCGTGTTCAAGTTCATCGTGCCACTGCTGGTGATCGGCGTGCTGTTCACCTTCTTCAAGCCAGCGAATTTCCAGATGCACGGGTTTGCGCCGTTCGGCCTGTCGGGCATCGAGATGGCGGTGTCGGCCGGTGGGGTGATCTTTGCGTACCTGGGGCTGACCCCCATCATCTCGGTGGCCAGCGAAGTGAAGAACCCGCAACGCACGATTCCAATCGCGTTGATCCTTTCGGTGCTGCTGTCGACCGCCATCTACGTGCTGCTGCAAACCGCGTTCCTCGGCGGGGTGCCCACACACATGCTCGCCGATGGCTGGGCTGGCATCAGCAAGGAACTGGCGCTGCCGTATCGCGATATCGCCCTGGCGCTGGGCGTGGGATGGCTGGCCTACCTGGTGGTGGCCGACGCGGTGATCTCCCCCAGCGGCTGCGGCAACATCTACATGAACGCCACGCCGCGGGTGGTGTACGGCTGGGCGCAGACCGGCACCTTTTTCAAGATCTTCACCCGGATCGATGAGAAGTCCGGCATCCCACGCCCGGCGCTGTGGCTGACCTTTGGCTTGTCGGTGTTCTGGACCCTGCCGTTTCCGTCCTGGGAAGCGCTGATCAATGTGGTGTCCGCCGCGCTGATCCTCAGCTACGCCGTGGCCCCCGTGACCGTCGCCGCGCTGCGCCGCAATGCGCCGGGCATGGCGCGTCCGTTCCGGGTCAAGGGCATGGCGGTGCTCGGTCCGCTGTCTTTTATCATCGCCGCGCTGATCGTGTACTGGTCGGGCTGGAGCACCGTGTCGTGGCTGCTCGGCCTGCAAATCCTGATGTTTGCGGTGTACCTGCTGTGCGCCCGCTGGGTGCCGACCGCGCATGTGAGCCTCAAGCAACAGGTGCGCTCGTCAGCCTGGCTGATCGGCTTTTACGCAGTGACGATCCTGCTGTCCAAACTCGGCAGCTTTGGCGGCCTGGGCGTAATCAGCCACCCGTTCGACACCGTCGTCGTCGCCGTCAGCGCCCTGGGCATCTATTACTGGGGGGCAGCCACCGGCGTGCCAGCCCACCTGGTGCGCCTGGAGCACGACGCCGATGAGAGCGAAACCGTCGACGATCCCCACGGCAGCGCCACGCCGTCCCCGGCTTATCCCTGA
- a CDS encoding aldehyde dehydrogenase (NADP(+)), producing MTLTGKMLIGRQPLCGTREAIRAINPATHTPMEPAYAGGERQQVEQACALAWAAFDSYRETTLADRATFLDTIAERIEALGDELIERASAETGLPRPRIQGERARTCGQLRTFARCVRAGEWLDVRVDTAQPERQPMARPDLRQRHIPLGPVAVFGASNFPLAFSVAGGDTASALAAGCPVIVKAHGAHPGTSELVGRAVAQAVNDCGLPEGVFSLLYGSGHEVGITLVTDPRIKAVGFTGSRSGGMALTQAAQARPEPIPVYAEMSSINPVYLFPAALQARGEALAQGFVASLTQGAGQFCTNPGLVIAVQGAALDRFVNRVSELLPRSPAQTMLTAGIFSAYAEGVEALTRHARLVAQGQAAQGPNQGQAHLFLASADAFLGNAHLQAEVFGATSLVVACADEEQVRRVSEHLEGQLTATLHLDEDDLVPARTLLPVLERKAGRLLVNGWPTGVEVCDAMVHGGPFPATSDSRSTSVGTAAILRFLRPVCYQDFPDSLLPTALQHSNPLLLRRLLDGRREA from the coding sequence ATGACTCTGACGGGCAAGATGCTGATAGGCCGGCAACCCCTTTGCGGCACGCGCGAGGCGATCCGGGCCATCAATCCCGCTACCCACACGCCAATGGAGCCGGCCTACGCCGGCGGTGAACGCCAACAGGTTGAGCAAGCCTGCGCCCTCGCCTGGGCGGCGTTCGACAGCTACCGCGAAACCACCCTGGCCGATCGCGCCACATTTCTCGACACCATCGCCGAGCGCATCGAGGCCCTGGGGGACGAATTGATCGAACGCGCGAGCGCCGAAACCGGCCTGCCGCGCCCGCGCATACAGGGCGAACGCGCGCGCACCTGCGGGCAGCTGCGCACGTTTGCGCGCTGCGTACGTGCCGGGGAATGGCTGGACGTACGCGTAGACACGGCACAACCGGAGCGCCAGCCAATGGCCCGCCCCGACCTGCGTCAGCGCCACATCCCACTGGGGCCGGTCGCGGTGTTTGGCGCGAGCAATTTCCCCCTGGCCTTCTCTGTCGCGGGCGGCGACACCGCGTCGGCACTGGCCGCCGGTTGCCCGGTGATCGTCAAGGCCCATGGCGCCCACCCCGGCACCAGTGAGCTGGTCGGCCGCGCAGTTGCCCAGGCCGTTAACGACTGCGGCCTGCCCGAGGGCGTGTTTTCGTTGCTGTACGGCTCCGGTCACGAGGTCGGGATCACGCTGGTGACCGACCCGCGCATCAAGGCCGTAGGCTTTACCGGTTCGCGCAGTGGCGGTATGGCGCTGACCCAGGCAGCGCAGGCACGGCCGGAGCCGATTCCGGTGTATGCGGAAATGAGTTCGATCAACCCGGTGTACCTGTTTCCTGCCGCGCTGCAAGCCCGGGGCGAAGCCTTGGCACAGGGGTTTGTTGCGTCGCTGACCCAGGGGGCGGGCCAGTTTTGTACCAACCCCGGCCTGGTGATTGCGGTTCAAGGTGCCGCCCTGGACCGCTTCGTCAACAGGGTCAGCGAGCTACTGCCGCGCAGCCCGGCCCAGACCATGCTCACTGCGGGGATTTTCAGTGCCTATGCAGAGGGCGTCGAGGCATTGACCCGCCACGCCCGGCTCGTTGCGCAGGGCCAGGCGGCGCAAGGTCCGAATCAAGGCCAGGCCCATCTGTTCCTGGCCTCGGCCGACGCGTTCCTGGGCAACGCCCATTTGCAGGCCGAAGTCTTCGGCGCCACTTCGCTGGTGGTGGCGTGCGCCGATGAGGAGCAAGTACGCCGGGTATCCGAACACCTCGAAGGCCAACTCACCGCGACCCTGCACCTGGATGAAGACGACCTGGTGCCTGCACGCACGCTGCTGCCGGTATTGGAGCGCAAGGCCGGTCGCCTGCTGGTCAACGGCTGGCCGACGGGGGTCGAAGTGTGCGACGCCATGGTCCATGGCGGCCCCTTCCCCGCCACCTCGGACTCGCGCAGCACCTCGGTGGGCACGGCGGCAATCCTGCGATTCCTGCGCCCGGTGTGCTACCAGGATTTCCCGGACAGCTTGCTGCCGACCGCACTCCAGCACAGCAACCCGCTGCTGTTGCGGCGCCTGCTCGACGGCCGGAGAGAGGCGTAG
- a CDS encoding AraC family transcriptional regulator, translating to MLQRAFSTLCQGSEASRPHSIEQVLAGVAQLLPMLDVIPNAAIFIKDIDARYVLANRTLVQRCGLKQLQPLLGKTSAEVFPEQLGPGYTEQDRRVLEQGVVLEDQLELHLYGTREPGWCLTHKWPLYNHEGQIIGLAGISVDLQSASETHPAYQRLAAVDEHIRAHFNRRVTLGELTRIAGISVAQLERYCKRVFHLTPRQMIQKVRLDHAHRLLHTDMPITEVALHCGYTDHSAFTRQFKASTGFTPRQYRQLQ from the coding sequence ATGTTGCAGCGCGCGTTTTCGACCCTGTGCCAAGGCAGCGAGGCGAGCCGTCCGCACAGCATCGAGCAGGTGTTGGCCGGTGTGGCGCAGCTATTGCCGATGCTCGATGTGATCCCCAATGCCGCGATCTTCATCAAGGATATCGACGCCCGCTACGTGCTTGCCAACCGCACCCTGGTGCAGCGCTGCGGCCTCAAGCAGTTGCAACCGCTGCTGGGCAAGACCAGCGCCGAAGTGTTCCCAGAGCAATTGGGGCCGGGCTACACCGAACAGGATCGACGCGTGCTCGAGCAGGGGGTTGTGCTGGAGGACCAGCTTGAACTGCATCTCTACGGCACTCGCGAACCGGGCTGGTGCCTGACCCACAAATGGCCGTTGTACAACCATGAAGGCCAGATCATTGGCCTCGCCGGCATCTCGGTCGACCTGCAATCCGCCAGCGAAACCCACCCGGCGTACCAACGCCTGGCCGCCGTGGACGAGCACATTCGCGCGCACTTCAACCGTCGTGTCACCTTGGGTGAATTGACCCGTATCGCCGGCATTTCCGTGGCGCAGTTGGAGCGCTACTGCAAGCGCGTGTTCCACCTGACGCCGCGCCAGATGATCCAGAAAGTGCGCCTGGACCATGCCCATCGGTTGTTGCACACCGATATGCCGATCACCGAGGTGGCCCTGCACTGCGGCTACACCGACCACAGTGCGTTCACCCGCCAGTTCAAGGCGTCGACCGGGTTTACGCCCAGGCAGTATCGCCAATTGCAGTAG
- a CDS encoding 4-hydroxyproline epimerase yields the protein MKRLHVIDSHTGGEPTRLVMSGFPALAGATIAEQLKHLRTEHDQWRRACLLEPRGNDVLVGALYCEPVTPGATCGVIFFNNAGYLGMCGHGTIGLVASLHHLGRIAPGVHTIDTPVGPVAATLHEDGAVTLRNVPAYRYRQQVPVEVPGHGVVYGDIAWGGNWFFLVSDHGQSLEMAHVEALTDYTWTMLKALEAQGIHGEHGALIDHIELFADDAHADSRNFVMCPGKAYDRSPCGTGTSAKLACLAADGKLRPGEPWVQASITGSQFEGHFEWDGERVRPFITGRAYMTADSTLLIDEQDPFAWGI from the coding sequence ATGAAACGACTGCATGTCATCGACTCCCACACCGGCGGTGAACCCACGCGCCTGGTGATGAGCGGTTTCCCGGCACTGGCTGGCGCCACCATCGCCGAGCAACTCAAGCACCTGCGCACCGAGCATGATCAATGGCGCCGCGCCTGCCTGCTGGAACCGCGTGGCAACGACGTACTGGTTGGCGCGCTGTACTGCGAGCCCGTCACGCCGGGCGCCACCTGCGGGGTGATCTTCTTCAACAACGCCGGCTACCTGGGCATGTGCGGCCACGGCACCATCGGCCTGGTCGCCTCGCTTCATCACCTGGGGCGCATCGCACCGGGTGTCCACACCATTGACACCCCCGTCGGCCCGGTGGCGGCCACGCTGCATGAAGACGGCGCCGTGACCCTGCGCAACGTGCCCGCCTACCGCTATCGCCAGCAGGTGCCGGTGGAGGTCCCCGGGCATGGGGTGGTGTATGGCGATATTGCCTGGGGCGGCAACTGGTTCTTCCTGGTGTCGGACCATGGCCAGTCGCTGGAGATGGCCCACGTGGAAGCGCTCACTGACTACACCTGGACGATGCTCAAGGCCCTCGAAGCCCAAGGCATCCACGGTGAACACGGCGCGCTGATCGACCATATCGAACTGTTCGCCGACGACGCCCACGCCGACAGCCGCAACTTCGTGATGTGCCCCGGCAAAGCCTACGACCGCTCCCCTTGCGGCACCGGCACCAGCGCCAAACTCGCGTGCCTGGCCGCCGACGGCAAGCTGCGCCCCGGCGAACCCTGGGTACAAGCCAGCATTACCGGCAGCCAATTCGAAGGCCACTTCGAATGGGACGGCGAGCGCGTGCGCCCGTTCATCACCGGCCGCGCCTACATGACCGCCGACAGCACCCTGCTGATCGACGAACAGGACCCTTTCGCCTGGGGCATCTGA